From the genome of Argentina anserina chromosome 4, drPotAnse1.1, whole genome shotgun sequence, one region includes:
- the LOC126791414 gene encoding calcium-transporting ATPase 10, plasma membrane-type-like, which translates to MSTSLDPHQDKILLYFGGLENAVSDFQLRSVFFFWRGNRLATTPAQGRMRHSSGLPYNQSNSDLEIGLTELPVERVNRWTQAKLCLNALYRFRHTLVLKSAEKKQAERKLRTLTEVIRAAIKLKDAADHVKGTGESFPIEPDALASLMRNSDLDALQQYGGKEGLADLVKTDLDRGICGDDLPKRRIKFGANVYPTKPAMSHWKCLWEAPYDFTRIVLVIAFVGSVVMGIVEETKILGWHDVFSVAIAAAMFIFIAVLSDYNQARLQHMIIKQKETRNINSLKSLVMSVLWKALNEEIVDLVEVCDTAQAIWQTLENLYTNDSDFIQVHELMCTALAIQQDGQPVAQYFTKLKNVWAEIDMKRPCMIKNQEDIVWYQRENELERVHHFLKGLDA; encoded by the exons ATACTTCTTTACTTCGGAGGGTTGGAGAACGCGGTGTCTGAC TTTCAGTTACGGTCAGTGTTCTTCTTCTGGAGAGGAAATCGACTAGCTACTACTCCTG CTCAAGGAAGGATGAGACACTCAAGCGGGTTGCCTTATAACCAAAGCAACAGCGATTTGGAGATCGGTCTAACGGAGCTTCCTGTTGAGCGCGTGAACCGATGGACG CAAGCCAAACTATGCCTGAACGCATTGTATCGATTCCGCCACACACTAGTCCTGAAAAGTGCAGAAAAAAAGCAGGCAGAACGGAAACTTAGAACACTGACTGAAGTCATACGA GCTGCCATTAAATTAAAAGATGCTGCAGATCACGTGAAAG GGACTGGTGAATCTTTTCCAATTGAACCAGATGCACTTGCTAGTTTGATGAGGAATAGTGATTTGGATGCTTTGCAGCAATATGGGGG GAAAGAAGGCTTGGCCGATTTAGTGAAAACAGATCTAGACAGGGGAATTTGTGGGGATGATTTACCCAAGCGGAGAATTAAATTTGGCGCAAACGTATATCCTACAAAACCAGCAATGAGCCACTGG AAATGTCTTTGGGAAGCTCCGTACGATTTCACTCGGATCGTTTTGGTGATAGCTTTTGTGGGTTCAGTTGTGATGGGTATTGTGGAAGAG ACTAAAATACTGGGATGGCACGATGTATTCAGCGTTGCAATTGCAGCCGCCATGTTCATTTTTATCGCAG TCTTATCTGACTATAATCAAGCTCGTCTCCAGCATATGATTATCAAGCAGAAGGAAACGAGAAACATAAACTCATTGAAG agccttgtgatgtccgtcttgtggaaagctttgaatgaagaaatagttgatctggtggaggtatgtgacactgcgcaggcTATATGGCAAACACTTGAAAATTTATacactaatgactctgatttcatacaagttcatgagttaatgtgcaccgctttGGCAATAcaacaagatgggcaaccggtggcgcaatatttcactaaGCTAAAGAATGTCTGGGCTGAAattgatatgaaacgtccttgcatgatcaagaatcaagaggatattgtttggtaccaacgtgagaatgagcttgagcgagttcaccatttcctgaaaggacTTGATGCCTAA